The segment CCAAAACAGGCACTCCATTAACATTTCCTAAATGAAGATTCAAGATCAACATAAAGACAAACTAGGTCAAAGTTGCACGGACAAGGTTATAGATACAGATACGAATAGGACCATTTTTGAAGACCACTAATAGTGATACAGCTGGATATGACATTCattaaaaacacatacacatatatttaccaAAATTTTATAAGTTATTAGAGGAGATTGTAATTACTTTAAAAACAATTTAGACACATAATTGCcagataaataattataagttgatttaacactACAATATACCCAAAAACTACAAAGCGTGAGCTTTAATTAAATTAACAATAATGTCATTTAAatccaaattaaaataaaacaaaataaaactttaaatagaaattaaaaaggaaaatatctaaatatattttcagaaaaaattaaatataaagaaCTAAATAAACAATATTGAtctaaacttaaaaaataaaaactcatttccacatttaattttttaatattaattaaaaattaaaattcataataaaataagtaaatataaataaatattttttaatatacgcGTATTGGATACGCCGATGCATGCTCCTAAGGAGGGACATTGGTGTATCCAGCTACTCTGGTCTAGGTAGGTTTATCTCATGCGTCTGAATCCAAACTTTGAATGGAAGAGCTAGTTTCTAGAAATACAGTCATATGGAATCAACCATTGACATAGAAATGCAACCTTGACAAAGTTTGGTAATGTCGTCAGCAAAAGTGCATTAGCCATCAGACTGATGCAAAGGAATAAGATACCTTGTAAAACTGAAATTGCAGAGATGAAGCAGCATATATGATTCAATGGTTTACCCAACTACATGTTTTGCAATACCAACTATTCATGCATCGCTCATCTGCGTTCATCCTGTGACTGCCTTGATTTGTttgcaaaaccaaggaagaaagccAGTATGGTCAAATTCAACTATTCATCTGCAAAGATCTCGGACAATGCCATATCAGCCACGTGGAAATTGTTATCAAGAAGATGAAAGGTGAAAGGTGTACAAGATGAACTTGATTTGTTTTCGAGACCAACGATACGTCATAAGCCCAGACAAAAAATGATAGATTGTTTGAAAAAATCTAGTTAGTCATGATTCCTTACTCACGATCTTCTTAAACGTCGttggttttatgttcaaatttaatTTTAGTAGTGTTACTCGTAAAGAATAAGTCGATACTGTTCAAAAATTTGAACAACATAAAAGTAACATAATGCTATTCAATATGTGTAATAGGCAATTTCGTGTCTAACCATTTTATAATTCTGCTAGCCATTTCTTCAAAGATAAAGAGGATCTTATTGCTGATGTTACTAGGTTGAACATGGAGGGGAAGAAGTTTTTTAAAGATAGAAAGTCGGCTGATGAAGAGGTCCATAATTTCATCAAGGGTAAAGAGTGCAAAATTTGATAGATTTGACTGAAGCCTAGTTGACGAGTCGGAGTTAGCAAGTATACAGGAGCACTCTCCCCTATTTAATTGTCTATCACTCATCTGATTCATCACTAAACTGCCTCGATTTGTTTtgaaagagcaaggaaaggaaaggtAGCGAGGATGTGCAGCCTAGAGAAGCGAGGAAATGTGTACATCTTGACCTTCGTTGGTGACGGCGAGCACAGGTTTAATCCCACAACATTCGATGCCATCTCTGACGCTCTCAAAGAGGTGGAAGAATCGGCAGACGCAGCAGCCCTGGTAACCACCAACGCAGGCAAATACTTCTCCTGCGGCCTCGACATGAAATGGGTTGGCGAGAGCCCCCACGACCGTTTTGACATAGGCATGGAGAAATTAGAGAATATGTTCGCAGCCTTCATGAAGCTCAGCATCCCCACCGTGGCAGCCATCTGCGGGCACGCGGAGGCGAGCGCCTTCACGCTTGCTCTGGCTCACGATTACCGCTTCATGAGTACGCAGGGGTCCTCCCACCTCTACATGTGCGAGCTCGATCATGGCTTCAACATCCCCAAGAGTATGCTAACCTTGATTCGTAGCAAGCTGCACCCTGCAGCCCTGCGCGATGTGGTGCTAGGCGGCACCAAGCTCAACGCCCAGATGGCCTTTCAGAAAGGGATTGTGGACGCCGCTTTCGACGACTCGGTGGGGACTTTGCAGGCGGCGGTTAAGGAGGCAGAGAAACTGGCGGTCAGGGGATGGAACAGGGAGATCTACCGTAGCTTCAGGTTGGCTGCCTTTCCTGACGTTGTGGAGGAGCTCGATATTCATGTTCCCTATCGCATGCTCGCTTCCTATAACTTCTGATGCCCACCTTCAATCTTGCCCAGATTTCTATAAGCGAACAATAAGCATTTGGATAATCAATATTGTATAAGCTCTAAATAAGGGCGAAATAATAATAGCTCTATTACTATTTATCTAGTTTGGTGTTGTTCATGAGAGAAAAGTGGTTTGATTTTCTATAGTAATTTTACTTTCAATTTTTTAATATGATATAACAGCTCTATTATAAAATCACTCAACCGATTGGTCATGCTCTTAATATAAGATTTGTCAAAGAAGGCAAGCATATGAGATACGTATTTGCAATTTATTTCATCCAGGTCACAATATCAGAAGATTTATCATAGTTGTTATTATATTTGCATATTAATAACAACTATTTTCTGTATTCAAAATATTTGGtgttgtttttatattttattggtagtgattattttttaacttaaaatttCTTTACAGTGCATTTAGAAAAAAGTTTCAATTTTGTTTTCCTGCTATTGTGCTGTGCAGTTTTGTAGTGGGCAATTgcctattttattttatatttgcaaATTTTGTTATAGGTTAAGTATTAatttttttgaaggagaaattaaaaGAGAGAGCTTGCAATCATGTTTTGAAACTATTTTTTTATGAATAGTGGTCAATTCCATTAATATTAGACAAAAGTGCATTATTCACAAAAAAATAGTAGAGGGATACAAGATCTCACCATAGTAGTCAAACGAGCAAAGCCTAGAGAATAAAAAACATATAAGAACCCCCTAGGAACAAAAACATGGGCAGATCCGAGAGAGtagaaagaaagaaggaaaagTTGTTAAGTGACTATTGTATTATCCTCCTTGTCCTTGTCCTCATCCTAGCAAGAGGGAAAGATAGCCAGAGCCAATCATGGGAGCCATTTGGATGAGCTAGGCCATCCACTATCACCACCAAAATTTGGACATCCACTGTCACCATTAGTGATTGGACCCACAACCTCGCACCCCATCTAGGGGTGAAAATCCCACACAACGAAGAGGTGGAGAATTGCCTATTAAAATAATTGCCACCACTAGACTATTTAGATGGAGCTTGAGACTGTAGGGTTTGAGAGCGGTGAGTCAAAGAGGTACATATACGTTGATGGTGGCGAGGGCATAGATCGATCATGGGAggcaaaattatttgaaacaactaTAGCAACTATATAAGGAGCATTTACCCAATGCTCCCGAAGCTCCCAAATGTGGCCCACGGTGCAACCTTGTTGGCTTCCACTTGAATCTAAAGCATCACATTATCGCATATACATGCTTTAGTAAAAAGTGACACATGAATATTAATGGTGTTGTGAGAAAAAAAATAACATTTCTATCTTTTCATATTGTAAGGAGGATTTCCACCCTTAAATCATGCCAAATCTACATAAATTTTAAGGGAATGCAAAGCAAATCCCCAAAAAGTGCTATATGCCAAGAAAAAGGCACTGACCAAAACCATCAACACAAATCATGAATCCAACTCTACAAGTTTTGAGCTCAACAACAAAACCTAAAGAGGTGAATGAAAAAATCTAGTTGCCCACAAAAAGGGCACCAAGGATCGGAATGCCAACATTCCTTAGACGAGAGGCCAAAGGTCAACCTGGGGAAAGAATGCACCACACAAGTTAGTCATGATTATTTTCAAAATTTAGTTCTTTTTTACAGTGCATTTAGACAACAATTTCATTTTTTGTGTGCTACTATTGTCTTGCACAATTTCTTAGTGGGGAGATGTTACACGTAGACacaattgtatattttattttatgcttgtaaattttagtataggttaaagttttaaaaaaatttagaagaaataGATAAAATGA is part of the Cryptomeria japonica chromosome 10, Sugi_1.0, whole genome shotgun sequence genome and harbors:
- the LOC131859278 gene encoding enoyl-CoA delta isomerase 2, peroxisomal-like, which codes for MCSLEKRGNVYILTFVGDGEHRFNPTTFDAISDALKEVEESADAAALVTTNAGKYFSCGLDMKWVGESPHDRFDIGMEKLENMFAAFMKLSIPTVAAICGHAEASAFTLALAHDYRFMSTQGSSHLYMCELDHGFNIPKSMLTLIRSKLHPAALRDVVLGGTKLNAQMAFQKGIVDAAFDDSVGTLQAAVKEAEKLAVRGWNREIYRSFRLAAFPDVVEELDIHVPYRMLASYNF